In Gigantopelta aegis isolate Gae_Host chromosome 6, Gae_host_genome, whole genome shotgun sequence, the following are encoded in one genomic region:
- the LOC121376265 gene encoding uncharacterized protein LOC121376265 has translation MGLPLSRPNGTGSVKFSVYPSKYQSRLFQMRSLLQGQRYNERCYPSIPYKPYPASSAHQISDDGLVLRFRAIPEKLVGCDLPSETYWWVDAQFLPYNDSQMIVTSTAYIPRANFPWLPVNDIPAGRILLYTITLSPIGCENFVRTTTRSYPKVQPHPRGDLVGYIQSGDAHILNLDNETVYSQPKDLMTGPYRFMAIAPNGIHLAMICRGQGFYYLKVAQMDVFFRKVQQVSCHKLCPGFVACRTFTDHVECRWSPDSQYLGVSSSLGRMFVVNASSSFSDVTVVCRDLIEDEISNAGCFAFDPRFDHQVVAVGGRCSYQVHIVDVETQSVLFCIPGESEEDPVDCVEYTSSGSLLAVAFHDLVIRIYSTTDGSEIHTVDMKDSCRDLAARLPSLQFPAVQRLSFSLSGTLLTTSMCDGFVSVWNIPTNFSLRYFCKLKILTMLPVRCIKKLNLPTTVKNFLLS, from the exons ATGGGGCTTCCTCTGTCTCGACCCAATGGCACTGGATCAGTGAAGTTCAGTGTTTATCCTTCGAAGTACCAGTCGCGGTTATTTCAGATGCGCTCACTGTTGCAAGGTCAGCGATATAATGAGAGGTGTTACCCCAGCATTCCTTACAAGCCTTACCCTGCATCCTCGGCACACCAGATATCTGATGATGGACTGGTACTTAGGTTTAGGGCTATACCTGAAAAGTTAg TTGGGTGTGACCTTCCTTCAGAAACCTACTGGTGGGTTGATGCCCAGTTCCTGCCATACAATGACAGTCAGATGATTGTCACGTCTACTGCATACATTCCACGGGCCAACTTTCCCTGGTTGCCTGTCAATGACATACCAGCAGGACGAATCCTGCTCTACACTATTACCTTGTCACCCATTG GATGTGAAAATTTTGTGCGTACCACAACGCGGTCATACCCAAAGGTACAGCCTCACCCTCGAGGAGATTTAGTAGGTTACATTCAAAGCGGAGACGCACATATTCTCAATCTGGACAATGAGACGGTTTACTCTCAACCGAAAGACCTGATGACCGGACCATACCGCTTCATGGCCATTGCTCCGAATGGCATCCACCTGGCAATGATCTGCCGGGGTCAGGGCTTCTACTACCTAAAGGTCGCTCAGATGGACGTGTTCTTCAGGAAGGTTCAGCAGGTAAGCTGTCACAAGCTGTGTCCTGGTTTCGTGGCGTGCCGGACGTTCACGGATCATGTGGAGTGTAGGTGGTCGCCGGACAGCCAGTATCTCGGTGTCAGCTCGTCACTCGGTCGCATGTTCGTTGTCAATGCTTCTTCATCGTTCtctgatgttaccgttgtatgCCGAGATCTCATTGAAGATGAAATCAGCAATGCCGGATGTTTTGCCTTCGATCCGCGGTTTGATCACCaagttgtcgctgtcggaggacGATGCTCGTATCAAGTTCACATTGTTGATGTAGAGACACAATCGGTGCTCTTCTGTATTCCGGGGGAGAGTGAGGAGGATCCGGTTGACTGCGTGGAGTACACCTCCTCTGGTTCTCTTCTGGCTGTAGCCTTCCATGACCTTGTGATTCGGATCTACAGTACAACTGACGGCTCTGAGATTCACACTGTTGACATGAAGGACTCGTGTCGCGACCTGGCAGCAAGACTTCCGTCCCTACAGTTCCCTGCCGTTCAGCGTCTCAGCTTCAGTCTGAGTGGAACTTTGCTGACGACTTCGATGTGCGACGGGTTTGTGTCCGTCTGGAACATTCCAACAAACTTCTCTCTGCGCTATTTCTGTAAACTCAAAATACTCACCATGCTTCCTGTACGGTGCATCAAGAAGCTCAACTTGCCAACAACAGTGAAGAATTTTTTACTTTCATGA